Proteins from one Clostridium cellulovorans 743B genomic window:
- a CDS encoding flagellar brake protein, which produces MKGLDLQVNSHINVTYDKQVFKSVIQSIDEEKLTIGLLMKEGNFFIPPIGSEIEINYISNLRVNSFKTIIREYIKDNINLIVVDKPKVIERYQRRRFVRVNFLVDSKFHEVSKEEVSKILEKGDTKIINDIINRSGNEVSSAKVLDLSACGAKVTFDKPMKLYDYIILEVPLNDQLLIVLSKIVCINKDESNRVTYGINFENLNERDRDKIIKVSFAIMRQLSKRL; this is translated from the coding sequence ATGAAGGGGTTAGATCTACAGGTTAACTCACATATCAATGTAACTTATGATAAGCAGGTGTTTAAAAGTGTTATTCAGTCTATTGATGAAGAGAAGCTTACTATCGGATTGCTAATGAAGGAAGGAAATTTTTTTATTCCACCTATCGGAAGTGAAATTGAGATTAACTATATCTCTAATTTACGAGTAAATAGTTTTAAAACAATAATTCGAGAATATATCAAAGATAATATTAATCTAATTGTTGTAGATAAACCCAAAGTTATTGAGCGATATCAAAGACGACGATTTGTAAGGGTAAATTTTTTAGTGGATTCCAAATTCCATGAAGTGAGTAAAGAAGAAGTTAGCAAGATATTGGAAAAAGGTGATACTAAAATCATTAACGACATCATTAATAGGTCTGGAAATGAAGTATCTAGTGCTAAGGTTCTTGATTTAAGTGCGTGTGGTGCTAAGGTTACATTTGATAAGCCAATGAAATTATATGATTATATAATTTTAGAAGTACCATTAAATGATCAATTATTAATTGTTTTAAGTAAAATCGTTTGTATAAATAAGGATGAGAGTAATAGAGTAACCTATGGGATTAATTTTGAAAATTTAAATGAACGTGATAGGGATAAAATAATTAAAGTTAGCTTTGCGATAATGAGACAACTTAGCAAAAGATTATAA
- a CDS encoding MinD/ParA family protein — protein sequence MLDQAQRLRELANQGRKKESTKENKPKIITVTSGKGGVGKSNFVVNLGIELQKQGKRVLIFDADIGMANDDLLMGYSPKYNIYDIILLDKEIEEVIIEGPYGVKLLSGGTGINKIKELTSIQRNRFLEKLGNLENLDFILMDTGAGVNRTVLGFIACCDELVVIMTPEPTSLMDAYSLVKAVNHFKIKDSLNIIVNRILDDKEGEMTYNKFKQAVEKFLQMKVKLLGYVSEDKRLVEAVRNQKPFVLGSPNCSAAKDIAKISRKLMNSDLKNNDLGTKNLFKKIFNIFS from the coding sequence ATGTTAGACCAAGCACAAAGATTAAGAGAACTAGCAAATCAAGGGAGAAAAAAAGAAAGTACTAAAGAGAATAAACCTAAGATTATCACTGTTACCTCTGGAAAAGGTGGAGTAGGCAAAAGCAATTTCGTTGTTAATTTAGGAATTGAACTACAAAAGCAGGGGAAGAGAGTACTTATTTTTGATGCAGATATTGGCATGGCAAATGATGATCTTCTAATGGGGTATTCTCCTAAGTATAATATTTATGACATCATATTACTTGACAAGGAAATTGAGGAAGTAATTATTGAAGGACCATATGGAGTAAAACTATTATCTGGTGGAACTGGCATTAACAAAATAAAAGAATTGACATCTATTCAAAGGAATAGGTTCTTAGAAAAACTTGGAAATTTAGAGAATTTAGACTTCATTTTGATGGATACTGGAGCAGGGGTTAATAGGACCGTATTAGGGTTCATAGCTTGCTGTGACGAGCTTGTCGTTATTATGACTCCTGAGCCGACATCACTTATGGATGCGTATAGTTTAGTCAAAGCTGTAAATCATTTTAAAATTAAGGACTCATTAAACATTATTGTCAACAGAATTTTAGATGACAAAGAAGGTGAGATGACTTATAATAAATTTAAACAAGCTGTAGAAAAATTTTTACAAATGAAAGTTAAGTTATTAGGCTATGTAAGTGAAGATAAGCGATTAGTTGAAGCTGTAAGAAACCAAAAACCCTTCGTATTAGGTTCCCCAAATTGTAGCGCAGCGAAGGATATAGCTAAAATTTCGAGGAAGTTAATGAACTCGGACTTAAAAAATAATGACCTAGGGACAAAGAATTTATTTAAAAAGATATTTAATATTTTTTCTTAA
- the flhF gene encoding flagellar biosynthesis protein FlhF → MRIKKYVVKNMNEAMTRIRYELGQDAIILSQRRVRKPGIKGFFSSKLLEVTATVDDSRNKDSSDSLQAIKSLFSGEIPIQQNIQKTQEDNESSNKFIDNRNKTNFGSNIKDTNITGKDKHDIKDPEVVSDDSKLVNEMKEMKDLINSLITKENAEMPKEKSDEVTELLEDNDVDKRVIEFLSSQISEDVPSEERVSALRGVLKNNIEIFEKTPNKVVILVGPTGVGKTTTIAKLAGRYSLMEKKKVGLITLDTYRIGAVEQLKTYSEIMNIPFKVIFNMSDMEIAIKEFDYCDIILIDTTGRSSKNAMQISELRAYLHKVATDNIYLVLSSTTKNKDIEAIIEGYRPLNYNAVIITKLDETSTYGSVINILQDSQKPLGFITTGQSVPEDIRVPNKDELVKLILGEEKIC, encoded by the coding sequence ATGAGAATTAAAAAATATGTTGTTAAAAACATGAATGAAGCAATGACACGAATTAGATATGAACTTGGTCAAGATGCCATTATACTAAGTCAAAGAAGAGTTAGAAAGCCTGGTATAAAAGGCTTCTTCTCATCAAAGCTTCTTGAAGTTACTGCTACTGTCGATGATAGTAGGAATAAAGATTCTTCAGATAGTTTACAAGCAATAAAGTCACTTTTCTCAGGGGAAATACCTATACAACAAAATATTCAAAAAACTCAAGAAGATAATGAAAGTAGTAATAAGTTTATTGATAATAGAAATAAAACTAATTTTGGTAGCAATATTAAGGATACTAATATTACTGGCAAAGATAAACATGATATCAAAGATCCTGAGGTGGTTTCTGATGACAGTAAACTTGTCAATGAAATGAAAGAAATGAAAGATCTTATTAATTCATTGATTACAAAAGAAAACGCAGAAATGCCTAAGGAAAAAAGTGATGAAGTGACAGAACTTTTAGAAGATAATGATGTAGATAAGCGTGTAATAGAATTTTTGAGTTCACAAATTTCCGAGGATGTTCCTAGTGAAGAGAGGGTTAGTGCCTTGAGGGGGGTTCTTAAAAATAATATTGAAATATTTGAGAAAACTCCTAATAAAGTAGTAATACTAGTAGGACCAACAGGAGTAGGTAAGACTACTACTATTGCTAAACTCGCTGGAAGATATTCTTTAATGGAAAAGAAAAAGGTGGGACTTATTACATTAGACACCTATAGAATTGGTGCTGTAGAGCAATTAAAAACATATTCAGAAATAATGAATATTCCGTTTAAGGTTATATTCAATATGTCTGATATGGAAATAGCAATAAAAGAATTCGATTACTGCGATATTATATTAATAGATACAACCGGTAGAAGTAGTAAAAATGCTATGCAAATTTCAGAACTTAGAGCCTATTTGCATAAAGTTGCCACAGATAATATATATTTAGTTTTAAGTAGTACTACAAAAAACAAAGATATTGAGGCAATTATTGAAGGGTATAGACCTTTAAACTATAATGCAGTAATAATTACTAAGCTTGATGAAACAAGTACATATGGTTCAGTAATAAATATTCTACAAGATTCCCAAAAACCTCTTGGATTTATAACCACAGGACAAAGTGTACCGGAAGATATACGAGTTCCAAATAAAGACGAACTAGTTAAACTTATTCTAGGAGAAGAAAAAATATGTTAG